The nucleotide sequence CGCTTCACTAATATCAAAATGAAACATTTCGCGGGAATAAACGGCATAAAGACTAATGGCAGGAAATTGTGCCGTTAAAAAAATCCGACTATAAATATATCGTCTAAAATTCTGGTTTGTTTTGAGTATTGTCTTTGCTTCATTAAAAAAATCGCCAATAGATCGCTTTTTGGGAGAAACATCTATATTTTTAGTTTTGAAACCAAGAAATGAAATGATACTAATAATTAAGGCGAAGAATAAAATAAGAAAGCCCCAACCAAAATTAGAAGGGAAAGGAATGGAACTGTCGAGCAATTTTTTTACCACAATTCCGCCAATGAAACCACCCATACTACTTCCAATAAAAGAAATCCCCAAGAATGTGCCGCGGTTTTTTCGTTTGGTCACATGTCTTAAAAAATTGGCCCAGATGGGGATGATAAAGCCAATGGCGATGGCATAAAAGATGAAACATCCATAATAGAATATCCATGCTTTTGGTCCCGTAGGGGCGAAAAAAGCGAAAACAAATCCAGCCAGAAAAATTGGAGGCAAAATAGTTAAATGCACTTTGATAGTGGCCGCTTTTACATTTTTCGTATTGCGGGCCATGATGGCGGAGATTAATTGAGGTGCTGAAATCAGGATGGCAAAGAGTCCGGCGATGGACCCAGCCACACTCACCGGTGCCCCCAACAAAGTCAAGAATAAAGGCAGGATTGTGGAGACATCATGGAAGGCAATGCCAAACCCAAAAAAGAATTCGTGGATAATGTTGAAGGTTAAATTATGACGGTGGTCACTGAGGCTGAGTTTGGCCAAGGCTATCTTC is from Candidatus Neomarinimicrobiota bacterium and encodes:
- a CDS encoding MFS transporter, whose product is MAKLSLSDHRHNLTFNIIHEFFFGFGIAFHDVSTILPLFLTLLGAPVSVAGSIAGLFAILISAPQLISAIMARNTKNVKAATIKVHLTILPPIFLAGFVFAFFAPTGPKAWIFYYGCFIFYAIAIGFIIPIWANFLRHVTKRKNRGTFLGISFIGSSMGGFIGGIVVKKLLDSSIPFPSNFGWGFLILFFALIISIISFLGFKTKNIDVSPKKRSIGDFFNEAKTILKTNQNFRRYIYSRIFLTAQFPAISLYAVYSREMFHFDISEAGLLTAARLVAFGLGSLIAGQIGDRIGYKVAMVFCFACHTIAMGVALSAQSMIWVYGIFFFLGLAQGAFMPAAMSIVFDFAGETGDNKMIMALIDTILSPFVLIAITTSGFMSETIGLDFLFRMLGACMLAGLLIIIFLVRDPHRASNLSANT